The Hordeum vulgare subsp. vulgare chromosome 4H, MorexV3_pseudomolecules_assembly, whole genome shotgun sequence genomic interval tccggtctgtgacttcgagtcatccagatctatgtcgaagctagcatcgacgtaaccctttacgacgagctcttcgtcacctccataaacgagaaacattccttagttgtaccatcataaggactagctagcagtttctctaacaaaccaaaaggaatctcataataaatattctcaCTCGGTTCAGTAGGCTGAGGACCAATCTTTTCCACTTCTATTTAAGGCTAAAGATGCCCCAAACAAGACACTCAAAGGGTGATCGTCcatagcaacaagtaacagtaaatttcagcacttaGCAAAAAaaatccttaccaatttccacttaccagaggcacttcactccccgacaacggtgccagaaaagagtcttgatgatccacaagtataggggatcaatcgtagtcctttcgataagtaagagtgtcgaacccaacgaggagcagaaggaaatgataggcagttttcagcaaggtatttctGCAAGTGCTATTAGTGACACTAGTAGATAGTTTGGCATCAAGATATTttttaacaagtgacaagtaacaatagttactaaggtgcagcaaggtagcccaatcctttttacaaCAAAGGACATGCCAAAAAGTGTTCTTATATGAAGAAAGTGCTCCCGACGACACATGGGGATttttatctagtcatgttcatcatgttgaattgattcgcgttcgctactttgataatttgatatgtgggtgtatcGGTGCTaaggtgctgttcttacttgaacaagcaacccacttatgattaccccctcgcgcaagcatccacaactacgaaagaagaattaagataaatctaaccatagcatgaaacgtgtggatccaaatcacccccttatgaagtaacgcgtaaactagggtttaagcttctgtcactctcgcaacccatcatttacttgttactccacaaagccttcccttaggcccaaaacaTGGTGAATTGtcgtgtagtcaacgttcacacgacaccactaaaagaagcaacaacatacatatcatcaaaatatcgaacgaatgtcaatttcacatgattacttatgacaagacttatcccatatcctcaggaacaatagtaactactcacacctcatcaacatgttcaagatcagaggtataatgatggtgacaaaggatatgaacataatatctttcaccaattaatccaacaagcatcaactacaagatgtaatcaacactactagcaacccacaagtaccaatctaaggctttgagacaaagatcgaacacaagagatgaactagggttggagatgagatggtgctggtgttgatgttgatgaataatggttctcccacgaaggaggaatcgttggtgatgacgacgactttgatttccccctcccggagggaaattTTCCCGGTAGAATCACACAACCAGAGAGAAAAAGGGTctttgcccaggtttccgcctcgagacggcggcgcttcgtcccgaaactaatctcttgattttttttctagggtaaaacacatcaTATAGGAAAAGATGGACGTCGGAGGGCcagcaggggcccacaagccatcacagcTCGACCAGGGGCTCGGTCGCGTCCTGTTGGCTTATGCCGAGCTGGCAGCCCTCGTGTGGTGTATTTTTGTTCcagaattttttaaatattccaaaaatattctccgtgaaatttcaggtcatttggagtgttGTGATTTCTTTGCCTATTCTTCTATTTTCCGGTCCAGGATCctagtttccagatatttccctcattatgatgttccttgcatattcagagagaaaacgACATAAGAATTGCATATCGATTTGGAATAATGAATAAGAACAAAGTAAAAAGGTacaagaaatcatgatgcaaaatagacgtatcaacacacgcgcgcacacacacgcacacaacaCACGTGacacgcgcgcacacacacacaacacacgcACATGTAACAACACACACATCAGCAACAACACACGCAACAACACATGCAGCAGCACCCACGCGCGCGCACACAAACATGTAGCAACACACATGAAGCAGCATCCACACACATCATTAGCACACGTGTGCACACGCACACACACGCAACAACACACGTACAAGCATACCAcatcaaagataagatgatctttTCAGGTGTCACTTAGGcttaaaattgacaaaaatgttaTAAAGAACATAAAATTTAAAATCGTCGTTATATACGGAAGAAATCATTTATCGATGTTAAATATTACATAAAATTTAAACATGGTGTAATATAAGGAattcttttaatttttttagcTATAAATATTGTGATACAGAGGAAGTAGTACATGTTACAGCCTTCTCGGCTAATTACACCATCCGATGCATAGAGCAGCTCATAAAACTCCAACGTCTTTGTGCTCAAGCATGGACGACTCCTCACAGATCGTTCCATCTTCACGTGTGTAACGGTGTGATGTGCTTCGACCAATAGCATCATTCTGGCGTTGAGCAAGCATATCTTCAACTGTCACGCACTAGCCTACGGGCCCAAGAAAATGGACGACTAAGAGCATGTATAATATTAACATATGGATACTACTCTCTAAGATGTGATGGATTGTTGTTTTATATAAAAAGCGGAATGAAAACTTTTTTCAATAATAACATATGAATAAAAATATTTCATATTAGAAAGTAGCTTGAGAtatttatattgattttttctcttCAATGTAAATTATATTAGTGAGCCTCATTAAGAAAATTTTTTTTGATGCACATGCGTCTTTATTCTTCACTTAAACTTTTAAGCTTTTTACATCAAATCATTTTTTTTCTCCTCAAACACCTTCCTCTTGCTGAGGATCCCGCTATATCATTTGAACATACATCTAATTCTATATGATATGCGAGACATCACCCTCAAGCTATGCATTGGCCATGCTCTAAAATATTCCATGCCCTTTTaagtaaaaagaaataaattatGCGATGTATCTCTTTTTTAAGAAGCCTCGTAAGTGTGACATGTGTGTCACAAAGTAAGGCTGTCATGATGTTTTATTATATCAAGTTTAGTTGTTTGAGGATGATAATTTTAGTTTTGAAACGTGACAACTTTTGGTTTGAATGACAACTTTCAATTTTTCTATACTTTTTAAAGATAattttaattataaaaacatcacaaTGATGTTACTTCGTGGCACATATGTGGTACTTATCATTTAGTTTTTCGTTTGAAAAGCGTAGGTTTCACTTTTTTTAACACAGTATATATGTAAACGTTCATATACACGTCTATGCACTTACCTTTATGAACATCTTCAAAAATCTAAATCAATATATAATTTTAAAATTTATGAGATCATCATAAACGTCTCGTCGTTGACTGAAACGTCCCTTGCTTCATTGTCCTTTCTCGTATTGAATACGCATAGACGAAAATACTACTGTAGAAtgaataaaaaataatgggctagCACTAAATGAAAAAACTTTTGCAACGTCTTCTTGCGATGCGCGTCTGCCCCATCCCGGCCTCCGTCACGTCACGTGTGACCCAACGTTTCCCATGCGTTGATGGCCCCAGAAATACAGCCGTTGCGGCGGCACGGTCTACGGGCACAGTCTCTCGTGCCGACCATCGGATTCCAGCCCACCTCCCGCTCCCAGTAGATTAGTAAACCAATGCGTGCCGGTAAACACCCCCGTTGTCTGCCTGTCTTCGGGGCCCCCGTTCAGAATCACCTACTACTACGTTTCATGTCGGTAAAAAAAGATGCTCGATAGGAGTACTCGAGACCTCTGTACTGCCCGTTTCAATTCTGTCGGTAACTTCACCCGATCGCCTTCTACCCCCCAAATCTCACTCTTCCTTTCCCCATACCCAACTCCAATCACTCTCCCCCGGCCCAAAACCTTCGCCCGTGCAAATCTCACCTCGCCCTCCCTCCCTCCGCCCCGCTCCGCTCCTACCTCCAATAATGCCGCTCCGCGACGGCCTCCGGCGGCGGCTCCAGCGCGCAGGCTGCATCCATCTCGCCGCGGCGCTGTGCGTGCTCGCGCTCGCGGTCGCGTCGGACGCCGCGCCGGCGCCGGTGTCGCTGCTGGGCATCAACTACGGCCGCGTGGGGAACAACCTGCCGCCGCCGCAGGCCGCGCTTCCCCTGCTCCAGGGCCTCGGCATTGCGCGCGTGCGGCTCTACGACCCCGAGCCTGGCGTGCTGCGCGCCTTCGCCAGGACCGGGATCGAGCTCTACGTCGGCGTGCCCGACCAGTGCCTCGCCGCGGTCGCCGAGCCGGCCGGCGCCGCGTCCTGGCTCAAGGACAGCATCCTGCCCTACCTGCCCGACACCAAGATCGTCGCGCTCACCGTCGGCAACGAGGTGCTCACGGGCAACAACACCGCGCTCACCCGCAACCTGCTCCCGGCCATGGAGTCGCTCCACGCCGCGCTCGCCGCGGCCAACCTCGACAAGCAGATCGCCGTCACGACCGCGCACAACCTCGGCATCCTCGGGACGTCCTACCCGCCCTCGGCGGGGGCCTTCCGGAAGGACCTGCTCCCGTACCTCTGCTCCATCCTCGACTTCCACGCCAAGACAGGCTCGCCGTTCCTGGTGAACGCGTACCCCTACTTCGCCTACTCCGACGATCCCAAGGGCATACACCTGGAGTACGCTCTCCTCGAGCCGAGCTACCCCGGCGTCCCGGACGCCAACACCGGGCTCCACTACCCCAACCTGCTCGTGGCGCAGGTCGACGCCGCGTACCACGCCATCTCGGCGGCGAACAGCGCGGCGGCGCGGGTGGTGGAGATACGGATCTCCGAGACGGGGTGGCCTTCCGCGGGGGACGCGAACGAGAAGGCCGCCACGCCGGAGAGCGCGGCTCGGTACAACAGCAACGTGATGCGGCTGGTGGCGGAGTGGAAGGGCACGCCGCTCAAGCCCAACGTGCCGCTGCGCGTCTACGTGTTCGCGCTCTTCAACGAGAACACCAAGCCCGGGCCGGCGTCCGAGCGCAACTACGGCCTGTTCAAGCCCGACAGCACGCCGGTGTACCCGCTGACGTACAAGCCTGCGGGCGGCGGAATCGGCGGGGGCAACAGCACCGGCGGAGACAACGACTACTACGACATCTCGGCTGCGTCGCGGGAGCCCACGGTGAGCTCTGCTTTTCTTTTCTGCTCTGTCAGTTGTTCATGCCTACATTGACCTTTAGGGGTTCCTTTGTGGAAAGGAGATGACACTTTGGGTGATTGCATCATTTCTCGCTGCTTTTGCGCACTCGAGACTCGAGAGTGCGCATGCCGTAGGTTGACCACGGTCTCCGCGCAATTCAGATTGTGAAATTAGAAAAGTTTCTTGCGTAATCGACATCAACATCAGTTGTTTATTCCACACAGATCCAGATTCTGGCAATCGTCACCTTGAAAATTAGATGTGAGTGTGACCCCTCCGTCACCATCGACCAGATTCtcctttcctccctagcattccaCACGTCTGAGTAGGAACTCGACCGGATTTCTCAGGTTTCACAAAACTGCTTGCTTTTCTTTGTGGAAATAAAAAAGGCTTCCAAAATAAATACTCCTACAAAACAGTAGTACGTATATCTGATGGTTCCAGCAAGAGAAAGTAGATCTGAAGATCCCACCGCAGTTCTCACTTCCCGCTACATGATAATCAAAATGCCAAATGCGCGTCTGTAATGCAGTCTCCGGCAGGTGTTCTTTCCGGGGGCCGATCTATATTTGTTCCTTTCTCAAGAAAATCAATGTTCCTTACGGCTTTCCTTATTATTCTATTGCTTTCCTCATGTGGCGTTTCTCGTTTGTTTGTGGCTTGTGATTTGAAAGGGTCGGCGGTGGACATGGGCGCAAGCTGCTGTGTCAGGAGGTGTTGCTGCCCTCATTCATGGTTGCAGCCTGAGGtactgagatcatcatggagcgtgCCACTCTCTCTCGTCTTGATGGCTGAGATTCAGGGGTAGGTAGATAGGACGGAATGGAACTGCCTGCTCTggagcaatggtgttgatgatgatCGTGATCCGCTGCGCGGCGCTCCTTTGCTGTTGTGGTTGCTCAAGACCGAGACCGAGACGTGGATGTCTGATGAAACGATTAATTTGATGATGGCATCCCAGCTATGTACTACACACTCTCTAGTTCCGATTCATCTTGGTGCCTTAAAAACCGCTGATCGTTGGGACTAAAATAGACCCAGATCAGTCGGTTTTAATTGCCTTTTAATAGAAATGTTCTCTTGAGTAGTACCCTAGCACTGCTGTCTACAAATATACTGGATTTCATGAGGTGCCAAAGCTGAAGACTAGTAGCCCTtccaaataaaatgaaaataaatgAAGCTACTCAATTTCATCTGAATTTGTCAACGATGATGTTGCGATTGCTCAAGTCCAGAAGGTTAAACTTTTGTAACCTGTTGGAACTGGATCGGAAAATGGATTCGGTGAAGGGTACCACACGTGAGAACCTATCCTTCTTCGTTTTGTATATGTTGCAGTCACGTACTCAGATTTTCAAACTTCTGGGACAACAGGACGTGGCTAAatttcgtgttttgacccttCTACAAAAGTTGATCGAGATCTAATCCTGATTTGTAAAAAATTCAGGATCTGATTTTTTTTACCGAACTCCGTTTATGTTGTCTCAACGTAGCCGCTCTCAAGTCCAGATAAATGACGACGGCTGTGATAGGTTTGACGAGCCAACGTCAAAACTCAGCCACTTTTGTAAAGAtgaaacccaaaagattttcttTGAAAGCGTTACCCTCTCGTGATCCGGAACCCGGGTGTGGTGTCAAATGGGCAAGAGCCGGGCCGCCACCCTCGATGGTGCACCGTATCGTGATCTGGATACGGTGGCAAGTGAGCAAGGATCATGTCGTT includes:
- the LOC123449164 gene encoding glucan endo-1,3-beta-glucosidase 11-like — encoded protein: MPLRDGLRRRLQRAGCIHLAAALCVLALAVASDAAPAPVSLLGINYGRVGNNLPPPQAALPLLQGLGIARVRLYDPEPGVLRAFARTGIELYVGVPDQCLAAVAEPAGAASWLKDSILPYLPDTKIVALTVGNEVLTGNNTALTRNLLPAMESLHAALAAANLDKQIAVTTAHNLGILGTSYPPSAGAFRKDLLPYLCSILDFHAKTGSPFLVNAYPYFAYSDDPKGIHLEYALLEPSYPGVPDANTGLHYPNLLVAQVDAAYHAISAANSAAARVVEIRISETGWPSAGDANEKAATPESAARYNSNVMRLVAEWKGTPLKPNVPLRVYVFALFNENTKPGPASERNYGLFKPDSTPVYPLTYKPAGGGIGGGNSTGGDNDYYDISAASREPTGRRWTWAQAAVSGGVAALIHGCSLRY